CACATATATAATCTTCCTCTACCAAAAGAATCTTGTTCTTattccataatttttttttccatacaCAACACACAAGACTACATGAttgatttagtttttttaatggaCAAACTGCTTTTGTTTTTGCTTAACTGTTAATGGATATATCTAAAAAGTGTTTGTagaaagttaatatttttaaacatgcaaataattatattaatgaaaCGAATGTGCAGACATATCAAAAGCTATTATGTATATTTCATGTTGATGTTTTCCCTAACAACTTCACAATTAATGGTACTTCATACTCTTGTTTCTGGGCCTTTTCCCTTTTCCAATCTAagatacaaatttattatactcttttataatttctttagtTTAGCCTTAAATGGTTCagttttaattatgtattactTTAGTCGTTTGCAACagattttgaataattttaataataataataataataaaagtatattttagtactttttattttcacacaTTACAAACTATTAGGAGATCGACTTATGAgtcttattattataatattctaattataataatcaattttaaaaataaacaataatactataaataagaaatgttgaaattaataatacttgaaattaaaaaaaaaactcattccaatgtatcttcttttctttgatttttttctctctagTTTCCTCTCTTAAGTGAAATTCGAttgaacatatttttaaataaaaaataaaagatagatttatttttattgtgttatatatatatatatatatatatttattttattagtattgtCATAACAGATTTGAATTTACACTCACAACAGATTAAGagttagattttaaaaaatttaaaattttaatacgaGCCAGTTTTAAACTCGATTTACTAAAAACTTAACTCACTCAGTTTAAATATGTGTTCATCTTTTTTTAGTTCTAaacttaaaatgtaaatatttacaTCAGTTCTCTCAATTTAATGGGTGCAAAACAAACTAACACACATACATATACCGTGCTCCTCTCAAAACCAGATTGAGCTCCAAACACAGTGCAAATCGTGGTGTGGCTGATTCCGAGTTCTGCAAACCATATTGCACAGTGCAAATTGTGGTGTGCACGATTCTAGCATAGGCAGTGGTGTGCACGATTTTGAACTTTGAAGACCATAGTGTTACATCCTATTTTATTAATAAGTAAATCAATCTATTTAATccatatatgatttaattttttaaacttattaatatatgaattagGTTGAATTGACTCGTTAAGATATTAATTTGTGATGAATCGAATTGGTGAAGCCAAGTGATCCAGTTCAAGACCACACTACCTTTTACATTACACCTATATACAGGGAACACCTCAAAGCACTGAATAGTTACATATTAATATACCAAGAACCTCCTACACCATCAATAGCAATCAAtggattataaatttataatcattaataaaaatgaaagcaTATAAAATCCTCCAACaacttttctgtaatatagTGGTAGGAGAGGATTAGATTTTCAGCATGATGCTGATGTACTAAATCCTATAATATGAATTAAGTCACATAAACAATAAGGCTTATAAGTAGTCACTTATATTATGACTAAGTAGTCCGTGTACAAACGAcataaataattgttaaaattatcTATGAAATTAATATACACGATAAGTTTATAGAGTTTagcaaacattattttaaaaattatatttatcatattattattggTTAATCAAGTCAAAAtttctataataaataatgttttgcaccaagaatatataaataatgaaatatatataaaaattaaatatttttattaaaacctCTTTACTCTTATACTTTTagtgtaatatttttttctaagtaAGTTTtgtttattcataaaaataaaccaaattcATCAAGAATAACACtctaaaaagatagaaaagaattttagaaagtaaaatgaaaaaaatgaaaaagaataaaaaatagttttaagttgagaaaataattgattttataattaaggttttgtcaaataatatatttgttgaggaaatgaaaattgaatataatattaaaaagaggAGTGTATGAGATAACATTGTAGGTATGATAAAGTGAAACCTGGGCCTTCTTCAATTTTCTCCTTTACAGTGTGCTAAGGAACCCTCCCTTTTCAAATCAAAACCTCAATTTTCCTCCATGTGCCTTTCATATTTCTCCCTATCACTTATCTCAACATTTCCGCCAACAGTCAATACCACAAATAAatcttcaaaattaaataaaaaactaattatcatataagataaaaaaatttacaaataagtATATTCTAACAGAAATAAGTATATTCTAATAAAGAAATTTTGCGTCAGAGTTTGAGGTTCATCTATACTAACAGAAATAAGTATATTCTAATAGGAacctaaaagaaaaaataactacCAAATACTGAATTTGCATTCAAgatagataatattttattaaatatatatactgTTTCTCTCCAAGATAAAGTTAGAACagtattatttatgtttttaaaatttaattcaagaaCAAATCTGTATTACTGTCAAAACTTTTTAAAGGAAGAAGAATGTGTAAACTTTACTATTAAAATTCTCTTTCTCGTGATCAAACAGTCGGATCAAAGTGATTGTAAAGTTTCAACGGTCATAACTGTTCGTGTGACATATGTGATTCAGAGCAGACACGGatcaatcatcaaataaaataataacatctaacaaataaaataataaaatatcttttttgcCTTTCACCATATAGAGAGAGATTTTGTAGTGTATAGGATTAATTAACTCTTCATCTACTGATACAATTGTTTACAGTTAATGCTATTATAATAATTCTGAGTGTAACTTTCATTTGTATACAATAAGGGTTTTGtttaagaatttatttaataagaGTGGACATATTAGACATGCTAAACTTATcaatattaaagaaaagaaaacaatttttggatgaagaaataTTTGAGTTCAGATAAGTAATCctttaattaaaacatttttcaaacacAGATGAAACTTCCCCTTTCTTTCTTATAGGCACACATTATTCAAATTCAGATTATTCTTTATAAtaaatacacaaaaaaaaacaatttctataaattttacCTACTAAgcaattatatgtattttttttcaagcTAACGAATAAAATAGTCCGTGTgctaattatattaaaaaaactagatTATTATCTtgacataaattatattatgccataaaaagtttgtaaattttgaTAACAATCATCTTAAAAATCATACacagaataatttttattgattgatAATCCATAAATTTTGACCGTGAATACATAATTgttcacaaaagaaatttgaaaaatataagatagatgtggctttaaaaagaaaagggaaaaacattttcttttattgactgaaaatataaaatgttttccaCTTACAGTAGTTCACAGGTATCGAGCATGTAAACAGAACATGGTGAGCGCAAAAAACATAGAGAGTGCATATTTAGTGGGAGATGTTGGAGGTGAAAGCAGTGAAACCGATAATGTTacagaagagaaagaaaggagaaacagaagagaagagagagatatCTGTATTTATATATGTAGATAATAATATATGGATCCTCTTGATTAATTCTCCAACAGGGTACATTACTGGATGGTTCACCTCTGTGGGAAAAATTGGTGCTTTCTAGTACATTTACAATCTAAACTACGACATAATGACAACATTGTTTCATGGTCGAATTCAGTGAGGTTTGAGCCTCTCTAAAAAACAAACCTCAGTTATACACataaaggaagaaagaaaaggaaaaatggtGATAGGTGGTAAGATGTTCATCGGAGCATGGAGGTGAGAGACTCAAAAACGTGTTGTTGGCATGGAATGGTGAGACCCTTTTCGTGATCGAAGCCAAACTCTTCTTCAGCCTGGTGTAGAAGTGTTTGGAACTCAGGGCGACTAAGGAAGGAAATAGGGACTATATATCTGCTTCTGTTTTCTCCGACGTAGACAACAAAGTGACCCTTGGGGACGTCCAAGCGAAGGCCTTCGTCGTCTTTCCTACCTAAGCTGGAACACCTCTTGAGGATTTGCTTGATGAGTGCTGCTTGAGGGAGTTTAGTTGATTTTTTCAAAGCCATTGTGTTGTGGGTTTGGAGTGAAAAAGAGGTATAGGGACAGAATAAGGTTGAAGAGAAAAGTTGAAAGAGGTTGCTGTGAAAGGGAAAAGGGAACGTGGTGGTATTTATTGATAGGTTTGGGAAGAAAAGTAAGTGGTAGATTCACAAACAGACTCATGTGGGGTTGTGGGGACAATCAAATTAGCTTAGGACCGTCTGGGGGGTCCTATGGCTGCTTAAGGGAGCTAAGAACTTCCCCTTGTTGCCCTTTCCAAAGACACCCTGGCCCCTCTCTACACacttattatttcaaatatacatatatttcacactGTCTTCTGTGTTTACTTTACCTAAAAATACCACCATCCATGTAACCATATCATGTTTAATGGTTTCATTGTAGTGATTCAAACTTTCATgatataaaattagatttttttttataattttcataagaGCTAAAAAAATGTGAAGTGGATTGTCCTATTTAACTATTGTCTTAAATATGCATTAGGGTCAAATGGAGTTATAAAAAATCTCATGTTGACGAGTGACATGACAAAAACAATACTactattaaaagaaattattattatgatatctGCAATTCCCTCTTATAATAGAAAGAAGTATGCATgcaaataaaaacttttatatGGAAACTATGAGTACTGAAGtaaagttatataaatttttaagatattGAATGTTTGTATAGTTTAGATTTTATCTCTTGCCGAcgtctttttaatatataaggaaagtttataaatttggaaattaCACTGCCTTGGTCATTCTTCATTTTTCACACATACTAATTACGTGAAATTTTCCATCGGTAATTTTACATTCAACATCCTTCATCTTTATCTGTTCtgcataatttttattaattaaaaaacaaaacaattttttctatCAACGTATAGCTTCCTCAATTCATAACTCACAGTTCacttaatttatgtatttttttctaaatgacGTAAGatagaaaatagaaagatataTTGAGTACGATTTTACTAAAAGTCGGAAAGAATAAATGTATTTTGTCGTTTATTTTTGCAGTTGTGGAAATAGGTAGAATAGTGAGAGGAAGAAGCATCCCCGTAGTTTCCCATGTTTACACGaagtatttaagaaaatttgcaaaaaaaataaataaaatgaaaaggtGAATGATTTTACAAGACCCATTTCTTCAGTGCAGTAAATGGGCCGTGGTGAAATAATATCCGTACATTGCATGCTCTTTTGCCACCATTTTCAACGCCAGGGATGGAGAGTTGCAGGTTTTCTTCACCCATTTCTGATAGCTTTTTACAATTCTCTATTATGTCTAAATCTATTTTTctgatttatttaaatagaaaagtCCGACCTGTGAGAgatttatcattaaaaattatgaatttagagaaggaaaaggttttcggattctattttaagatttttcatcttttttatttgtgaGTTGtgaaataatatgttaaatgttTCGTGTGCATCTAGGGCGAAGGTACCTCATGGATACAAGATGTGAAGATATGAACAAGATCTCAAACCTATGTATAGAAcattattaaatgatttttgaagtatttttattgtattattgaCGTAAAACTTGTTTTGGTGGATCTAAACGTACTTTGGTAGGAGTACTAAGATCTAAACGCAAAATTCCTTATCAGCATATAAGCAGTTTTCATCTTTGAAAAAATTATCGTAAAAGTTAGGTTATGTTTgagagaaatatatattattgatatataGTTAGAGTACTATTTATCcttgtaaaaaaattaactactCATTCAAGATCTAAGCAATATTAAtgtgaaatatattaaatacaatatGCTTTTGATGTTGAGTTGTTGAAGTTGGAAAagattgattttgtcgataatGAAACCAAAACGACAATTTATGAAGAATAAAATTTGTCATGTGATCGTGGATTGAGGACACCTTCACATAATTTTGAGAGGAAGATTTGTTAAGTTTAAAAGCTATTTTgttctttgaaattttttagTAATGATAATTATAACTCTTGATTGGtttgatataataataaaagaaagattaGGTAGATTAAAAAGAAGGTGAGTTGTAAGAAATGGATTGTGTGGAGTAGAATTATCCGTAATTGAGAATGAAATGGAGCGTGGAAGAAGGATAAAGAATTATTGAGTTGATAGTACAAACACATGCAATGCAATGGAGCTTTGTTGGTGTTATGAGATGACAGTTGAATGCAGGATTTCACATGCTTGCATTAAACTTTCCTGCCACCACGGGGGAGAATTTTTCTTCAACTTCATGTCCTTTCtatttcatcttttctcttttctattattattattttatgattaataacaaaattcttTATATAGAAATCACCACCACTCTACCCTTTTCATAGCAACATCAATCTATTTATACATATGTCTATCTTCGTAGATGCTCACACTTTTGTCAATCCAAAAAGCAACCTAGTTCCCTTCACTTTCTTTTGCAACTTCAATACCCTCATACAtacaaatcaaaattcaaatcatATATTCGCGTACCATGCTTCTTgtactttattttctattacGTCCCAGGCATAAATATTCAACAActctaaaataatcaatttttttagcatgtgctattttttaatatttcattaacatatattttttgaaaagaacaaaatatgattaaatgataATGTTAGGATAGAATTGATTTTGAAGATGTTAGACTTCATCCAATGAATTACCTCTAAGCTTGTGGATTGAAATTATTGTTTCGTTGTTTCATAACTTTTTTGAGTCTATCAAAAGTTcctttgtaaatatatatatcattcgtTCACAACTATCTCTCCTATCAGAACTTTTTGTGTTTCcgacaaataaaattaacaattatttaatgttaggttatgaattgattaatttttttaataaaatggtATTGATATTATTTCGAATAGGTAGAAGTCGTAAAAACAGTTGTTCACCTCCACCCCTGTAAGAAGAGAATATGGATGACATATGTACATGACAACTAAATGTTTTGATGATACTTAATAGTTTATggaacaatttttattttctattatttatttatgctttcATGTTTGGGTTTTAGGGAAATcgaattataataaaacatttatgaCACTCTTACATGTAAACAAGTCACCATTTTTTTATCTCGTTTGGATATACTTTGATTCTACAATTGAAACATAATAATGTTCAAAATAAACAGTTTCAAAACCTTTTTCCCACGTCCTTTCATGGCCAAACATGAGTCGTGTCTATAAAAAGTTCGATATTAAAGTTAGCTGAGTCATCAgattatataataaatgttgtaattaataaaaacgTAATCAATATATCTTGTAGAATGTATAATTTATACCATATTTATGAACCCTTATTTGAATGAGTCTAGGTCATATGTGGCTTGATTATCTTCACCCGCTGAATTTGACCTTTATTGTAACTTAGTCATAATTTATTAACACCAATAACACGATTGACATGTTTCTTACTTGGTCAAAATATGTTTGGTCCGAACACATGTGGACTTAAATGAATGAGATGTACTCAAATATAAAAGGTATATGTAGTCATATGGCCAAGGTGTTCTAAGTCATGTAGAAGAGATTAAGTTGTTGAAAAAATGTGAGTGAGTTTTATTCCGTTGTTATATTCAAATGCGTATGAGATGTCTATAGCattctttattcttcttttttaatatttcattaacatatatttaatttagaaaaaaagagagtgtatatttatttaaaaatggaaaaaggtGAGAAAAATGAGAGTTGAAAAGGTTAGGATGATAAAAAGGAAAGTTGGAGTGATGATGGAGAAGACGATCACATGCAGAGAAAGAGAGGTGGTAAAGGGAGTGGTTGGGGTGTGGTCCTGTTTACAATGTACGCTGCGCAGCAAACGCATGCAGCAGAGAGAGGGCACTAGCAATGGAGAAGCAGGGGTCGCAATCAGCTATAAATTGGtcgagaaaaatattaaatgtggAAGGACTTGTGCACTTGGCTCTTTCTGCAGAATAACTACTCTACTGTCACAATTCACACCCAATATATATATCACTACCTACGTGGCCATCTCTAACTATGTGCATGTGTATGTCTATGTCCATGCTTTTCTTTCACTCCATATATCATATGCCTCTCATCTCAACCAGTAGTACCTTCGTTGTACGTATCTCTCTGTATCTCTATTACCAGGCATCGCATGTGATCATACACCACTCTATTTCTACGTTTTATTTTTCAGGTGTGGAGCCATGTTTATGACATTTTCAATCGCTCACTAATAAAGTCATCGAAAGCATCCATTTTTCTTACTAATCTTATGATCATTTTTGTGGTCTCATACAACTTTTCTTTCGGACACGGAATCTCCTTCTACTAATTTTGAGGCAGGAAGACGTCCACGGCATTCCATCattggatgatgatgatgatgatgataagaCGTTTActtatcattattatttcaTTGGACGATGATAATATacataataattacaaaatttaaagatataaaaGCTGTAATGTAAGACTTGTTACGGTGGCATAATAAATGGTAAGTAAGGGTTGTTTGACTTGGGCTCTCGATTTCCGTATGCATGGAGATGGGTGGCTGGTAATAATAAATACAGTGGTGGAAAAGCTTGAAAGCGTATCCTTTCTGAAGGGTGAAGTTATGAAGAAGCCTTAAATGTGAAATGTGAAGGTTGGGCCGATGTGTTGGTAGTGATCAAAGGTTGAGTCTTGAAAAGAGGCTACCCATGTTCTGTGACTGAGATTGGTTGGTATTCGTTACGAACAACGAAAGTAGGAGATGGGATATGTTACCCCACCAGGCTCCAaggaaacatatatatatatttatagggagttagtttttctttttcacattaACTGTGGTAACAACCTTCCCCTGGCAGGCTCTGTTAAGCACATGCAGACACGTTACTTTTGCACTCAAAGGTGAAGGGACATTACGAGGAGTATAAGGACATGAAATGGCAGTGGCAACAACCTTTCTCGAATTTACCAAACAGCATTCAAAGTCACGGTTAAAGTTTTCCCTAGTTTTGTACTGGAGCTGATGGTGCGTTTCTTTTGGTTATACCAGAAAGAGGTGGTAAACAGCAAGTTGGATTATGGAGCATTTCTGAATGGAAATAATGGAAATGGTATTTCTACATGttgctaaattaaaaaaacatgggTCCTAATACATGATCCACTAAAGATAGCCTTAACAGGTTTACCTATTAAGTGCTAGACAAGGATTAACGAAAAGCATCTGGGatagaaaaaaatcaaacatcGAAATTGGAAA
This Vigna angularis cultivar LongXiaoDou No.4 chromosome 4, ASM1680809v1, whole genome shotgun sequence DNA region includes the following protein-coding sequences:
- the LOC108342514 gene encoding protein SMALL AUXIN UP-REGULATED RNA 51, which produces MALKKSTKLPQAALIKQILKRCSSLGRKDDEGLRLDVPKGHFVVYVGENRSRYIVPISFLSRPEFQTLLHQAEEEFGFDHEKGLTIPCQQHVFESLTSMLR